From the genome of Rhizobium binae, one region includes:
- a CDS encoding SDR family oxidoreductase, whose translation MSGGTFSLLIIGGYGAFGGRLARLLGEEHRLRLLIAGRSLEKADDFVFDMRSPKGGAGRLGGNDLGAWLQAVAFDRDGDLQEQLTRLRPDLVVDASGPFQSFTGDGYKVVRACIELGIDYSDLADSTGFVAGIGGLDAEAKAKGIFVLSGLSSLPALSFAALEAMAPHFSRVESVAAGIAPSSHVRVGLNVVRAISSYAGKPVALLREGQPAEGRGLIDEMRVTIAPPDVAPLASRTFLLVDAPDLALLPDRFAGLQSTFTGVGTEPQALQRLLRFAARLVEIGLLPSLTPFARALQAASHRFAVGAHRGGMFARLGGLDHQGRRLTADWSLIAEGDDGPFIPVLGVELLVRRLLEGKRPESGARPAAGELSLSDFEAAFSRFSIASGIRLEHEEEPLPLYRRILGDAWEKLPPTLAAIHAGGTRLASGRARIERGGGLLSRLIAGVIGFPPAGEDVPVAVRFAADGDREIWTRTFGGKTFRSWQAAGKGRDRHLLVEVFGPFRVLLALVPEGEKLRLVVRGWRFCGIPLPLFLAPGGDTYEEEREGRFHFHVEIGGRLTGLVVRYSGWLVLE comes from the coding sequence ATGAGCGGCGGCACCTTTTCCCTGCTGATCATCGGCGGCTACGGCGCCTTCGGCGGCCGGCTCGCCCGGCTGCTCGGCGAGGAGCATCGGCTCAGGCTGCTGATCGCCGGCCGCTCGCTCGAAAAGGCCGATGATTTCGTCTTCGATATGCGATCGCCGAAGGGCGGCGCCGGGCGGCTGGGCGGCAACGATCTCGGCGCCTGGCTGCAGGCGGTGGCCTTCGATCGTGACGGCGATCTCCAGGAGCAGCTGACGCGGCTGAGGCCCGATCTCGTCGTCGATGCCTCCGGGCCGTTCCAGAGCTTCACCGGCGATGGCTACAAGGTGGTGCGGGCCTGCATCGAGCTCGGCATCGATTATTCGGATCTCGCCGACAGCACCGGCTTCGTCGCCGGCATCGGCGGGCTCGATGCCGAGGCGAAGGCCAAGGGCATCTTCGTGCTCTCCGGACTCAGCAGCCTGCCTGCCCTCTCGTTTGCGGCGCTGGAGGCGATGGCGCCGCATTTCTCCCGCGTCGAAAGCGTGGCAGCCGGCATTGCCCCGTCATCGCATGTCAGGGTCGGCCTGAATGTCGTCAGGGCGATATCGAGTTATGCCGGCAAGCCGGTGGCGCTGCTGCGCGAGGGGCAGCCGGCCGAGGGGCGCGGGCTGATCGATGAGATGCGGGTGACGATCGCGCCCCCCGATGTGGCGCCGCTCGCCAGCCGCACCTTCCTGCTGGTCGATGCGCCCGACCTGGCGCTGCTGCCTGATCGTTTTGCCGGCCTGCAATCCACCTTCACCGGCGTCGGCACCGAGCCGCAGGCGCTGCAGCGGCTCTTGAGATTTGCCGCGCGGCTGGTGGAGATCGGGCTGCTGCCGTCGCTCACGCCGTTCGCCCGGGCGCTGCAGGCGGCCAGCCATCGCTTCGCCGTCGGCGCCCATCGCGGCGGCATGTTCGCGCGCCTGGGCGGCCTCGATCATCAGGGGCGGCGGCTGACGGCGGACTGGTCGCTGATTGCCGAAGGGGATGACGGGCCGTTCATCCCGGTTCTCGGCGTCGAGCTGCTGGTGCGCCGGCTGCTCGAAGGCAAGCGGCCGGAAAGCGGCGCGCGGCCGGCGGCCGGCGAATTGTCGCTCTCCGATTTCGAAGCGGCCTTCAGCCGGTTCTCGATCGCTTCAGGCATCCGGCTGGAGCACGAGGAAGAGCCGCTGCCGCTCTACCGGCGCATTCTCGGCGACGCCTGGGAGAAGCTGCCGCCCACCCTTGCCGCGATCCATGCCGGCGGCACGCGCCTCGCCTCCGGTCGGGCGCGGATCGAGCGCGGCGGCGGGCTGCTCTCCCGGCTGATCGCCGGCGTGATCGGCTTTCCCCCGGCCGGCGAGGATGTGCCGGTGGCGGTGCGCTTTGCCGCCGATGGCGACAGGGAGATCTGGACGCGCACATTCGGCGGCAAGACCTTCCGCAGCTGGCAGGCAGCGGGCAAGGGCCGCGACCGGCACCTGCTCGTCGAGGTGTTCGGGCCGTTCCGGGTGCTGCTGGCGCTGGTGCCGGAGGGAGAGAAGCTGCGGCTTGTGGTGCGCGGCTGGCGCTTCTGCGGCATCCCGCTGCCGCTGTTCCTGGCGCCCGGCGGCGATACCTATGAGGAGGAGCGCGAGGGGCGGTTTCATTTCCATGTGGAGATCGGCGGCCGGCTGACCGGGCTGGTGGTGCGCTATTCGGGGTGGTTGGTGCTGGAGTGA
- a CDS encoding thiol-disulfide oxidoreductase DCC family protein produces the protein MGRADYSYRTDPTVPAFADDRPLIVFDGECVFCSGWVKFALKHDRRQHYRFVAAQTPLGQALYRHYGLDSRDYETNILIEKGRAFFKSDGSIRMVAGLGFPYSLVKLFGLMPRRVADALYEFIARNRLKIAGRQSCMVPTPEQRGRFIA, from the coding sequence ATGGGCCGCGCCGATTACAGCTATCGCACCGATCCCACTGTGCCCGCCTTTGCCGATGACCGGCCGCTCATCGTCTTCGATGGCGAATGCGTCTTCTGCTCCGGCTGGGTGAAATTCGCGCTGAAGCACGACAGGCGGCAGCACTACCGGTTTGTCGCGGCGCAGACGCCGCTCGGGCAAGCGCTCTACCGGCATTACGGCCTGGATAGCCGCGATTACGAAACCAATATCCTCATCGAAAAGGGCCGCGCCTTCTTCAAGTCGGATGGCTCGATCCGCATGGTGGCCGGGCTCGGCTTTCCCTATTCGCTGGTGAAGCTGTTCGGGCTCATGCCGCGGCGCGTGGCGGACGCGCTTTATGAATTCATCGCCCGCAACCGGCTGAAGATCGCCGGACGGCAGAGCTGCATGGTGCCGACGCCGGAGCAGCGCGGCCGCTTCATCGCATGA
- a CDS encoding MBL fold metallo-hydrolase: MESPAFDLAFEPAYGRAVPVAPDVLRVTAENPGPFTFFGTNSYLVGSASLGVIDPGPEDEAHYQALMAAIGGREVTHILVSHTHRDHSPLARRLQAETGAVTVGQGPHRPARRLREGEVNPFAESADMDFAPDIALGDGETIAGDGWALSAVLTPGHTANHAAFALEGREILFSGDHVMAWSTSIVAPPDGAMADYMASLDRLIAREDAMLLPGHGGPVNEPKTFLPALKAHRLGREQAVLARVAAGDRGIAEMVKAIYRDTDPKLHGAAALSVLAHIEHLMERGEIAADGPPSLAARYWPG; this comes from the coding sequence ATGGAAAGTCCCGCATTCGACCTTGCTTTCGAGCCGGCCTATGGGCGGGCCGTGCCGGTTGCTCCGGATGTCCTTCGCGTCACGGCGGAAAATCCCGGGCCCTTCACCTTTTTCGGTACCAACAGCTATCTCGTCGGCTCCGCCTCGCTTGGCGTCATCGATCCCGGGCCGGAGGACGAGGCGCATTATCAGGCGCTGATGGCGGCGATCGGCGGGCGGGAGGTGACGCATATCTTGGTCAGCCATACCCATCGCGATCACTCGCCGCTCGCCCGCCGGCTGCAGGCGGAAACGGGGGCGGTGACGGTGGGGCAAGGGCCGCACCGGCCGGCGCGGCGGCTGCGCGAAGGCGAGGTCAATCCCTTTGCCGAAAGCGCGGATATGGATTTCGCGCCGGATATCGCGCTCGGCGACGGTGAGACGATTGCCGGTGATGGCTGGGCGCTGTCGGCGGTGCTGACGCCGGGGCATACGGCCAATCATGCCGCCTTCGCGCTCGAAGGCCGGGAGATCCTGTTTTCCGGCGATCATGTCATGGCCTGGTCGACCTCGATCGTCGCACCCCCGGATGGGGCGATGGCGGATTACATGGCCTCGCTCGACAGGCTGATCGCGCGCGAGGACGCCATGCTGCTGCCCGGCCATGGCGGGCCCGTCAACGAGCCGAAGACGTTCCTGCCGGCGCTGAAGGCGCATCGGCTGGGGCGCGAGCAGGCGGTGCTGGCGCGGGTCGCGGCCGGCGATCGCGGCATTGCCGAGATGGTGAAGGCGATCTATCGCGATACCGATCCGAAGCTGCATGGGGCGGCCGCCCTTTCCGTGCTCGCCCATATCGAGCATCTCATGGAGCGCGGCGAGATTGCAGCGGATGGGCCGCCCTCGCTTGCCGCGCGCTATTGGCCGGGGTAA
- a CDS encoding restriction endonuclease, with translation MIPDYQTLMLPVLRLAAAGETRAADIAERIADDLGLTQEERDELLPSGRQRLLHNRIHWAKFYMSKAGLVASPARGRFVATERGKALLATAPERIDVALLMQEPEFREFYKKEGGAPAQESVSAMSIETASPTKTPEEQIDAAHAALMAALRDELLQRILSNSPIFFEQLIVDLLVAMGYGGSHKDAAAQLGRSGDGGVDGIVNEDRLGLDRIYVQAKRYAPSNPVGRPDVNGFVGSLVGLGATKGVFVTTSTFSQPARDYVKHLAQRVILIDGQELADLMIEHGVGVRGYRTVEFKRLDEDFFGEE, from the coding sequence ATGATTCCTGACTACCAGACGCTCATGCTCCCCGTGCTACGCCTCGCCGCCGCAGGCGAAACACGCGCGGCCGATATCGCCGAGCGGATCGCTGATGATCTGGGGCTGACACAAGAGGAACGGGACGAGCTTCTGCCGAGCGGGCGCCAGCGGCTGTTGCACAACCGCATTCACTGGGCAAAATTCTACATGAGCAAGGCCGGTCTAGTCGCGTCACCGGCGCGTGGTCGATTTGTTGCTACAGAGAGGGGCAAGGCGCTGCTGGCGACGGCGCCAGAACGGATCGACGTCGCTCTCCTGATGCAGGAGCCGGAGTTCCGAGAATTCTACAAGAAAGAAGGTGGCGCCCCCGCTCAGGAAAGTGTGTCGGCAATGTCGATCGAAACGGCCTCTCCAACGAAGACACCGGAAGAGCAGATCGATGCGGCCCATGCGGCACTCATGGCCGCGCTCCGCGACGAACTCCTGCAGCGCATCCTCTCCAACAGCCCAATCTTCTTTGAGCAACTGATCGTCGATCTCCTGGTCGCCATGGGATATGGCGGCAGTCACAAGGACGCTGCCGCGCAACTCGGCCGATCCGGCGACGGCGGTGTCGATGGCATCGTCAACGAGGACCGCCTCGGCCTCGACCGCATCTATGTCCAGGCCAAGCGTTACGCCCCGAGCAATCCGGTCGGTCGCCCGGACGTAAACGGCTTCGTTGGAAGTCTCGTCGGCCTCGGCGCCACCAAGGGCGTCTTCGTGACCACTTCCACCTTTAGCCAGCCGGCCCGGGACTATGTCAAGCATCTTGCCCAGCGCGTCATCCTCATCGATGGCCAGGAACTGGCCGATCTCATGATCGAACACGGCGTTGGAGTGCGGGGCTATCGCACCGTCGAATTCAAGCGACTGGACGAAGACTTTTTTGGCGAGGAGTGA
- a CDS encoding GIY-YIG nuclease family protein, whose protein sequence is MPKIFFTYVWGPPGDPCWPLTFGSKAARTQAKKALTEGDYVFTVGTKGEPTSTGYRGRVLGLYQASSLEVNTVDYINQIESSGITERAASEFPYALHPISVWAITSHQNVFSRLVGPLTGAHHLRAQSTVVELDLNASSPLLALERRPVTLAEPKTLLGRGLVAQKNSKLAPKHEGEFSGRFGDHAVWFVYALALKDQRGRDLAFKIGYANDPALRLAAYQAPMAAEVTGLTWDLALKQPTASEDEARRIEQALLARFAKHKLASNGEIIKGPSQSDIMSTMAVILRTN, encoded by the coding sequence ATGCCGAAGATCTTTTTCACCTATGTCTGGGGTCCGCCGGGCGATCCCTGCTGGCCGTTGACTTTCGGTTCCAAGGCAGCCCGCACGCAGGCGAAAAAGGCACTGACCGAGGGAGATTACGTCTTCACGGTTGGTACGAAGGGAGAGCCGACTTCAACAGGCTACCGGGGCCGTGTTTTGGGCCTCTATCAAGCCTCGTCGCTGGAAGTAAACACGGTAGACTATATCAATCAGATTGAAAGCAGCGGAATCACGGAACGCGCGGCAAGCGAATTTCCCTATGCGCTTCATCCGATTTCAGTGTGGGCAATCACGTCACACCAGAACGTCTTTTCGCGCCTCGTGGGGCCATTGACCGGCGCCCATCATCTCCGGGCTCAATCAACCGTTGTTGAACTCGATCTGAATGCGTCGTCACCGCTTCTGGCGCTCGAGCGCCGCCCGGTCACACTGGCCGAACCGAAGACGCTGCTTGGGCGAGGGCTGGTTGCCCAGAAGAATAGCAAGTTGGCGCCAAAGCACGAGGGCGAGTTCAGCGGCCGCTTCGGCGACCATGCTGTATGGTTCGTCTATGCTCTTGCCTTGAAGGATCAACGCGGGCGCGATCTTGCTTTTAAGATCGGTTATGCGAACGATCCTGCCCTCCGGCTCGCGGCTTATCAGGCGCCGATGGCTGCAGAGGTCACCGGCCTGACTTGGGACCTCGCTTTGAAACAGCCCACCGCCAGCGAGGATGAAGCACGAAGGATCGAGCAGGCCCTGTTGGCGCGCTTCGCCAAACACAAGCTGGCAAGCAACGGCGAAATCATCAAAGGGCCTTCCCAGTCGGACATTATGTCCACCATGGCCGTCATCCTGCGCACGAATTGA
- a CDS encoding restriction endonuclease subunit S, with the protein MSELPTGWVEATLDELCEFNPKHDPETNRALEVNFVPMPAVDDETGTIVDKSNMRPLSEVWKGYTHFSDRDVIFAKITPCMENGKIAVARDLANGMACGSTEFHVLRSKGAAEPDFLWRFLRRKSYRQIAERSMTGAVGQRRVPRQFLEATVLPLPPLAEQKRIVAKLDALNAKSARARTELTRIETLVSRYKQAVLSRAFSGELTREWRGDDNWPLPVRLGDVAGSFAYGSAAKSQKSGSIPVLRMANLQEGKLDWTDLVYTNDKDEIEKYRLTPGDVLFNRTNSPALVGKTALYSGEREAIFAGYLIRIVAGPDLDYRYLTYALNSPSGREFSWNAKTDGVSQSNISATKLKEFSFAVPPLEEQHEIVRRIESAFARIDRLAGQAKRALELVGRLDEATLAKAFRGELVPQYENDEPAEKLLERIRAERPAAPKAKRDRGRR; encoded by the coding sequence ATGAGCGAGTTGCCAACGGGATGGGTGGAGGCGACGCTGGACGAGCTTTGCGAGTTCAATCCCAAGCACGATCCCGAAACAAATCGGGCGTTGGAAGTGAACTTCGTGCCTATGCCTGCGGTGGACGATGAGACTGGCACAATAGTAGACAAGTCAAACATGCGGCCACTCTCGGAAGTTTGGAAAGGCTACACCCACTTTTCAGATCGAGATGTCATTTTCGCAAAGATCACCCCGTGCATGGAAAATGGAAAGATTGCGGTTGCGCGTGATTTGGCGAATGGCATGGCGTGCGGTTCCACGGAGTTTCATGTTCTTAGATCGAAAGGCGCCGCCGAACCCGATTTCCTGTGGCGGTTTCTCCGCCGCAAGAGCTACAGGCAGATAGCAGAGCGCTCAATGACCGGCGCGGTGGGACAGCGTCGTGTCCCCAGGCAGTTCTTGGAAGCAACTGTGCTACCTCTCCCACCTCTGGCCGAACAAAAGCGCATCGTGGCCAAGCTGGATGCGCTGAACGCGAAATCCGCCCGCGCCCGCACCGAACTCACCCGCATCGAAACTCTCGTCTCCCGCTACAAGCAGGCCGTGCTCAGTAGGGCGTTCAGCGGGGAGTTAACGCGGGAGTGGAGGGGCGACGACAACTGGCCACTACCAGTTCGGCTAGGGGACGTTGCAGGTTCATTTGCCTATGGATCCGCAGCGAAATCGCAGAAGTCGGGATCTATCCCCGTCCTTAGAATGGCCAACCTTCAGGAAGGCAAGCTCGATTGGACCGACTTGGTATACACGAACGATAAAGATGAGATCGAAAAGTACCGGCTTACCCCAGGAGACGTCCTGTTCAATAGGACGAACAGTCCAGCGTTGGTCGGCAAGACAGCTCTGTATAGCGGGGAGCGAGAGGCGATATTTGCTGGATATCTCATACGAATAGTGGCCGGCCCTGATTTGGACTATCGCTACCTCACTTACGCTTTAAACAGTCCTTCCGGCCGCGAATTCTCATGGAACGCGAAAACTGATGGCGTCAGTCAATCTAATATCAGTGCCACGAAGCTGAAGGAGTTCTCTTTCGCTGTCCCGCCCCTCGAAGAACAACACGAAATCGTCCGCCGCATCGAATCCGCCTTCGCAAGGATCGACCGGCTGGCAGGGCAAGCAAAGCGCGCGCTGGAATTGGTGGGCCGGCTGGACGAGGCGACCCTCGCCAAAGCCTTTCGCGGCGAACTAGTCCCCCAGTACGAAAACGACGAGCCTGCCGAAAAACTGCTGGAGCGTATCCGCGCCGAGCGCCCGGCGGCTCCGAAGGCGAAGCGCGATCGGGGGCGACGTTAG
- a CDS encoding class I SAM-dependent DNA methyltransferase, with product MNSNAIVQKLWRLCTVLRKDGITYQQYVTELTYLLFLKMMAERNRETGSLPKTMRWADLVAENGLRKLEHYRNVLVTLGATSTRLGKDDALILPPGENATPDERKRYSDARPLPEMVQKIFDNASTFIREPQNLTTLVTAIDELDWFSEERDQFGDLYEGLLQKNAEETKRGAGQYFTPRVLIELLVRLMQPQPGEVIQDPAAGTGGFLIAADRYMRSRTDNYFDLGEKEQEFQKRHAIHGMENVPGTLRLLLMNLYLHDIDSDRVDLGDTLSDKGKGLGRANLILTNPPFGPAGGAPTRDDLSVTATVSSYQLPFVEHCIRALQPGGRAAIVVPDNVLFEDGRGKQLRQLIMDWCDLHTVLRLPTGIFYAQGVKTNVIFLTRGKTETGNTKAVWIYDLRAQMPKFGKTTPLTEAHFEGFEQAFGTSPYGTERGADEGEAGRWRKFEREDIAKRGDNLDISWLREAEEEAEEGLTEPDDIAVAILGHLQAATLEIEALMTELGDELLEAAE from the coding sequence ATGAACTCCAATGCCATCGTCCAGAAACTCTGGCGCCTCTGCACGGTCCTGCGCAAGGACGGCATCACCTACCAGCAATACGTCACCGAGCTGACCTATCTGCTGTTCCTGAAGATGATGGCCGAGCGCAATCGCGAGACGGGTAGCCTGCCGAAGACCATGCGCTGGGCGGATCTTGTCGCAGAAAACGGCCTGCGCAAGCTGGAGCATTACCGCAATGTGCTGGTCACACTCGGCGCCACCAGCACCCGGCTCGGCAAAGACGATGCTCTCATCCTGCCGCCTGGCGAAAACGCCACGCCGGACGAGCGCAAGCGCTACTCAGATGCAAGGCCGCTGCCGGAAATGGTGCAGAAGATCTTCGACAACGCCTCCACCTTCATCCGCGAACCACAGAACCTGACGACGCTGGTCACCGCGATCGACGAGCTGGACTGGTTTTCCGAAGAGCGCGACCAGTTCGGCGATCTCTATGAAGGACTGCTGCAGAAGAATGCGGAAGAAACCAAGCGCGGCGCCGGGCAGTATTTCACCCCGCGCGTGCTGATCGAACTTCTGGTACGCCTCATGCAGCCGCAGCCCGGCGAGGTGATCCAGGATCCCGCCGCCGGCACGGGTGGCTTCCTCATCGCTGCCGATCGTTACATGCGGTCCCGCACCGACAACTATTTCGATCTCGGCGAGAAGGAGCAAGAGTTCCAGAAGCGCCACGCCATTCACGGAATGGAAAACGTGCCGGGCACGCTGCGCCTGCTGCTGATGAACCTTTATCTGCACGACATAGACAGCGACCGTGTCGATCTCGGCGATACGCTCTCGGACAAAGGCAAGGGTCTCGGCCGCGCCAACCTCATTCTCACCAATCCTCCCTTTGGCCCGGCGGGTGGTGCGCCGACGCGCGATGACCTCTCCGTCACGGCCACCGTCTCCTCTTATCAGCTTCCCTTTGTCGAGCATTGCATTCGCGCGCTACAGCCCGGTGGCCGCGCCGCGATCGTTGTGCCTGATAATGTGCTGTTTGAAGACGGACGCGGCAAACAGCTTCGCCAGTTGATAATGGACTGGTGCGACCTGCACACCGTCCTGCGCCTGCCGACCGGCATTTTTTATGCGCAGGGCGTCAAGACGAATGTCATCTTCCTGACGCGCGGCAAGACCGAGACCGGCAATACCAAGGCCGTCTGGATTTATGACCTGCGCGCCCAGATGCCGAAATTCGGCAAGACCACGCCGCTGACGGAAGCCCATTTCGAAGGTTTTGAACAGGCCTTCGGCACGAGTCCGTACGGGACGGAGCGCGGCGCAGATGAAGGCGAGGCCGGCCGCTGGCGCAAGTTCGAACGCGAGGACATCGCCAAACGCGGAGACAATCTCGACATCTCCTGGCTGCGGGAGGCGGAGGAAGAAGCGGAAGAAGGCCTGACCGAACCCGACGATATCGCCGTTGCCATTCTCGGCCATCTGCAGGCCGCCACGCTGGAGATCGAGGCGCTGATGACGGAACTCGGCGATGAGCTGCTGGAGGCGGCGGAATGA